GCCAGGCCCGCGCCGGCTCCCAGCGTCAGGCCGCTGGGCAGGCGGTAGGTCAGGCCCAGGCTGGCCCCGTAGCGGGAGGGGTCGCGGTAGTTGAGCTGGGCCTGCACGCTCCACTGCGGGCTGATCTGGTAGTCGGTCGTCAGCCACACCGCGCCCTGCTTCGCCCCGAAGTCGTACTGGCCGGTCAGGGAGGTTTGCAGCCTCAGGGTGTTGTAGCTCAGGCCCAGGGCCACGCTCGGGGCCAGGGGCGAGCTGGTGGGCAGCGACAGGTCGACCACGTAGGTCAGCGGTCCCAGCGGCGCGGCGTACCCGGCATCCACGCTGCCGCTGAAGCCCGCCTCGTCGTGCAGCAGGCTGGCCCCCACCCGCCCGCGCCCCGGCCCCAGCGGGCCGCCCAGCGAGGCGGACGCGCTCTGGCGGCTGCCCGTCAGTTGCGTCTGCCCCTGCACGGTGAGGCCCCGGCCCAGGCCGTAGGCCCCCGAGGCCCGCACCGTCGCCTGCCCGCCCTGCACCCCGGCGCGGGCATTCACGGCGTAGGCTCCCTGGCTGAGGTTGATCTGGGTGCGGCTGAAGGGCAGCGGCACGATGCGGGTGCCGCGCGCGTCCTGCACAAAGGCCAGCAGGACGCCCTCGCTGGCCGGAAAGGGCAGGTTGCGCAGCAGGAAGCGGCCGGCGGGCGCGCGGAAGCGGGCGATCTGGCGGTCCTCGTACAGCAGGGTCACGGTGGCGTCGAGCGGCAGGTTCAGGACGAGTTCGGGCACCAGGGTCCCCTCGGGGCTGTGGCCCTGCACCTCCAGGCCGCTGAAGCCGCTCCCCAGGCCCTCCGGGGACAGCCGCACCACGCCCCCCACCGTCCAGTTCTCGTTCAGCAGGACCGCGCCGGACACCGCCCCGCTGAGCCGCGCCTGCTGGGGCGTTCCGCTCAGGTTCACGTCCACCCCGGCGCGGTAGCGGTCCACCTGGGCACCCAGCGAGAAGCCGACCGTTCCCTGCGGGGCCTCGCCCGCCTGCCGCAGCACGTCGAAGCGGCCCGCGACCGAGAAGGCGGGCAGGCTGGTCAGCCGCTCCCCGAACGTTCCCCCGAAATCCAGCTCGCCGCCCGACAGAAGCTGCGCGGCGGCCTGCACGGTGAGGGTCAGCTCGTTGGGGTCGAACTGGAGGTCCAGGCCCGGCGCGAGCTGCACGTAGGGCCGCCCCTCGCACTCGGCGCGGGCCACGGCGTAGGCGGCCTCAGCGGACTGCAACGCCTCGGCGGGCACCCAGATCTGCTCGCCCACCCGCCGCACCGGCAGGTCGCCGCGGGCCAGGCCCCCCACCGTCACCGCCACCACCTCCGGCTCGCTGTCGCAGGGGGGGGCCGCGCCCGCCGCGCCCAGCAGCAGGGCGGCGGCCAGGGCCGCGGCGCAGCGGCCCGCGCCGGGCCACCCGGCCTCAGCGGACCTGGACTTTTTCACTCACGACCTTGCCTTCCGCCGTCAGGAAGGAGAAGTTCAGGGTGCTTTCGGCCCCGAATCCCGCCAGCGGCACCCGGTACGAGTTGCCCCGGAAGATCAGAAAGCTCTGCGGCAGGTTCGGCACGGCCCGGTTCTGGTCACTGCCCGCCGTGACCTTCAGGCCCTTGAGGACATAGCTGCGGTTGCCGCTGTTGGAGAACACCAGGGTCAGGTCCTTGCCGTCGGCGCTTTTCTGCACCTGGTAGCCGATGCGGGCGGCGGCAGTGGGCGGAACCACGTACACGGGCAGGCTCAGTTCCAGCAGCGCGTCGATCTGGCCGCGCGCGTCCTCGCCGGGGGGCACCTCGCCGCGCTCCGGCTCGACCTGCCGCAGCAGCACCCGGTAGGTCATCTCGTCCTGGCCGGGACGACGCTGCACCGCAACCCGCACCACCTGACTGGCCCCCGGCTGCAAGACGAAGCGGCTGGGCGTGACCAGCACGTCGCGCGTGGGCGTGAGCTGGTCCTCGCCCTCCACCCGGTTCCAGCCATACGCGGTGACCGTGAAGACGGCGGTGCGTGTGCTGGTGTTGGTAAAGCGCGTCTGCCCGCTCAGGGTCTTGCCCGATTCGATCAGAAACGACGTGGGCGTGAGAGAAAAGTTCAGCGGCTGCCCCAGGCCCGTGCCCAGCAGGGCTAGCCCCGCCGCCAGCCCCCACCTCGCCAAGCCCGCTCTGCCCCGTCTCACTGCCCCACCTCCAGCAGCACCGGCTTCCCGAGCCTCTGCTCGCCGCGCGGCACACCCCACTGACCGGGCGCGGCCTGAACCGCAAAGCGCAGCGTTTGCGGCCCGGACATCACGTTCAGGCCCCCCAGGTCGGCGGCGGCCCCCTGCACCGTCACCTTCAGGCCGCCGAGCAGTTCCAGCTCCAGGCCGGTGCCGCTGGACACCGCGCCGGGCCAGATCAGGCGATAGCGCCGCTCGGGAGCGGGACAGTTCACCTGCACCCGCAGCTCGCCCTGCGCCCCCTGAAGCGCCTGGTAGTTCGGCAGGGTCAGGCTGGTGCTGAGCGTGCAGGGGTCAGAAGCGGCGGGGGCCAGCAGCGCCAGCGGCGAGGCAAGCAGGGTCAGGGGAAGAGGCATCGTGGCTCCTTGTGGCGGGGACGAGGTGGCGGGGGCGGGTTGTAGTGGGGACAGAGGAACAGCCGTGGGATAACCTCCAGCATAAAAGGCCAGCCGGTCACGGCAAAGGCCCGCCCCACCGCGAGGGCAGAGGGCGGGCGCGAGAGCGGGAGAGCTTACTCGTCGTAAGCGAAACGGTAGATCAGCACCGTGCTGTAGTCGCCCTTCGAGACGCCCCACTGCCCGGCAGGAGCCTGGACGCGGGTGTTCAGGGTGTAGCGGTCGGGGCTGGTGTTGCTGCCGTCGCTGGCGGTCCGGTTAAAGGTCTCGGTGATGTTGACCAGCAGCGGCTGGGAAGTGCTGCTGCCCACCTTGTTCAGCCTGTAACCATCGTTCTGGTTCGCACCCTCGCCGAAGCCGTAGCTCATGCCGCCCGCGCCGCCCGTCAGCCGGACGTCGGTGCCTGCCGTGCAGCGGATGTTGAAGATGCGCTGCCCCGCCCCCGAGCTGGCCGTCGCCTTGTAGTTGAACTCGATGGCGTCGGGGTGCAGTTCCGAGCTGTTCTGGTCGAAGTTACTGTCGATAACGCCGCCGCCCACGAAGGCGCACACGTTCTGCACATGGACAATCACGTCCTGGCCGATATCCACGAACTGGGTGCCCGTCTGGTTTCCGCCAGTCTGGGCCTGTGCCCCGCCCATCAGCCCGCCAAGTGCCAGCAGCATTCCAAGCTTTTTCATGGTCTTCCCTCCCCGACAGACAGACGCAAACCTCTTTCCGCGACCTCTTGCCCCGGCGTCCCCTTTGCGAACTTCGCTGTCGTTCCCTGATTGTGCGAAACTTCAAAAATTAAAGTCAAACGCCGTGCCTAACGCTGTTTAATGGTCGCTAATGCAGAAGGTTCCGCCTGTCATGTTCGTGTAACGGCGGCCTTTCTATGCTGGGCCGATGAACCTGCGTTCTTTGGTGACCCTGCTGCTCCTGGGCGGGTCTGTTGCGGGCAGTTCGGTGGCCCACGCCGCCACCCTCCAGACCCCGGTGGAGGTTCAGGTCCAGGGCGTGTGCGAGGTGGCGGCCCTTCAGCCGGGGGCGCTCACACTGCGCTGCACGGCCGGGACTGTGCCCCCCACCGAACCCCGCCTGCTGCCCGAACTGCCCGCACAGGTGCGCGCCCTGGGTCCCCTGGTGCTGCGCTCGGTGATGCAGGAGGCCAGCGGGGCCGAGCTGCTGCGCTACGAAGCCGCCCCCACCGCACCCACGGGCGCGGCCCTTCAGGTCGTCTGGTTCGACTGAACCCCCAACCTCTCATACCAAATTGCGTTGATTCCTTGGAATCAACCGAGCGGAGCGAGCAGCAAAAACTAGGGGGTTGCGGCGATGGACGGACATCTGGCGCTTTCCCAGATGTCCGGGAATCAG
The window above is part of the Deinococcus carri genome. Proteins encoded here:
- a CDS encoding fimbrial biogenesis chaperone: MRRGRAGLARWGLAAGLALLGTGLGQPLNFSLTPTSFLIESGKTLSGQTRFTNTSTRTAVFTVTAYGWNRVEGEDQLTPTRDVLVTPSRFVLQPGASQVVRVAVQRRPGQDEMTYRVLLRQVEPERGEVPPGEDARGQIDALLELSLPVYVVPPTAAARIGYQVQKSADGKDLTLVFSNSGNRSYVLKGLKVTAGSDQNRAVPNLPQSFLIFRGNSYRVPLAGFGAESTLNFSFLTAEGKVVSEKVQVR